A genomic stretch from Mycobacterium malmoense includes:
- a CDS encoding glycosyltransferase family 4 protein — protein MNSPRVLWLSPWTRPAVRVQTEALLRHGADVLLVTSDQHPESDAARDYELVLDPRFKTARSWLPTLKAWQHIRRYRPDVVIAEIVRDPRWIVLAGRGPRIQVVHDDRPHDPDEQRPGYERAVFDRWGARSAATITYSDFVATAVAANRDVAGTPVHVVPLASDLDLDRVPPFMGPEGRRDFVMFGRLNPYKNVDVVLEAWRRHVAGGGWRGDNLVLIGAGGLDAGTLPEHTVWRSGSFRYSDVVPTLAAAKGSIAHYRRASQSGVQVLSMQLGVMPIVSTAGALPEYQPPGRPPVGVDDVAGLTAAFDALADPVAAAQQGADAARHYANRCAVDLVAERFLDVIAGVLARRR, from the coding sequence GTGAATTCTCCTCGGGTACTGTGGCTTTCACCGTGGACACGGCCGGCGGTGCGGGTGCAGACCGAGGCGCTATTGCGGCACGGGGCCGACGTGTTGCTGGTCACCTCCGATCAACACCCGGAGTCGGACGCGGCCCGTGACTATGAGCTGGTGCTCGATCCGCGGTTTAAAACGGCGCGGAGCTGGCTCCCGACCCTCAAGGCCTGGCAGCACATTCGCCGCTACCGGCCCGACGTCGTGATCGCCGAGATCGTGCGCGATCCACGCTGGATCGTGCTGGCCGGGCGGGGTCCGCGCATTCAGGTGGTGCACGACGACCGGCCACACGACCCCGACGAGCAGCGGCCGGGGTACGAACGTGCGGTATTCGACCGCTGGGGAGCCCGCTCGGCCGCCACCATCACCTACAGCGACTTTGTCGCGACCGCGGTCGCCGCCAACCGCGACGTCGCGGGCACGCCGGTGCACGTGGTACCGCTCGCCAGCGACCTTGACCTGGACCGGGTTCCGCCGTTCATGGGCCCCGAAGGGCGCCGCGACTTCGTGATGTTCGGTCGGCTCAACCCCTACAAGAACGTCGACGTGGTGCTCGAGGCTTGGCGGCGACATGTCGCCGGCGGCGGCTGGCGCGGTGACAACCTGGTGCTCATCGGCGCCGGGGGACTGGACGCCGGCACCCTGCCCGAACACACCGTGTGGCGCTCCGGCAGCTTCCGCTATTCCGACGTCGTCCCCACGCTGGCGGCCGCGAAGGGTTCGATCGCCCACTATCGGCGCGCCTCACAAAGCGGCGTGCAGGTCCTCTCGATGCAGCTGGGCGTCATGCCGATCGTGTCCACCGCCGGTGCGCTACCCGAATACCAGCCGCCGGGCCGCCCGCCGGTCGGCGTCGACGACGTCGCCGGGCTCACAGCCGCCTTCGACGCCCTGGCCGACCCGGTCGCCGCGGCGCAGCAGGGGGCCGACGCGGCGCGGCATTACGCGAACCGATGCGCCGTCGACCTCGTCGCGGAGCGTTTCCTGGACGTTATCGCGGGGGTGCTGGCGCGTCGGCGCTGA
- a CDS encoding NAD-dependent epimerase/dehydratase family protein, translating into MKPIALIGAGSYVGARLIEQAELRAELQLVSVVRSSRSQGRLARYGVRTVRGDASDPASLVPLLRGCGMAVNLTNGDDTRIVGDVQSIYQACREAEVPLFVHFSSCEVFGRAEALDLQEDSVPDGDHWIEYGRQKAAAEAWLRSQFNGPVKVVILRPGLIWGPGSGWLVGPAQALVDGTAYLFNEGRGICNLVHVDNVIRHVVELARSEHVESGVFNVSDVETHSWAGYYGAICREIGVDPSTIQRLPEPDFQEGWTQKLLKLGQLPPAKAIKRRMADEAKLRIKLNLRNRIHPPARDAEPIEPTPSVEKVLWWTQGTARKLPSGAFKERYPELQLQEFPKLMAAAGEWLRYAGFERTDSFLN; encoded by the coding sequence GTGAAGCCCATCGCACTGATTGGCGCGGGCAGCTATGTCGGTGCACGCCTTATTGAACAGGCAGAGTTGCGAGCCGAGCTGCAGCTTGTGTCGGTCGTTCGGTCGAGTCGAAGCCAGGGGCGTCTTGCGAGGTACGGCGTTCGTACAGTGCGCGGCGATGCAAGTGACCCCGCTTCGCTAGTCCCGCTGTTGCGCGGATGCGGCATGGCGGTAAACCTGACCAATGGAGATGACACGCGCATCGTCGGGGATGTGCAGTCGATCTACCAGGCGTGCCGGGAAGCGGAAGTGCCGCTGTTCGTGCACTTCAGCTCGTGCGAGGTTTTCGGCAGAGCCGAAGCGCTTGATCTGCAAGAAGATAGCGTGCCGGATGGGGATCACTGGATCGAGTATGGCCGGCAGAAGGCGGCTGCCGAGGCATGGTTGCGGTCGCAGTTCAATGGTCCCGTGAAGGTCGTGATCCTGCGGCCCGGGCTGATTTGGGGGCCGGGATCCGGTTGGCTGGTGGGGCCTGCCCAGGCCTTGGTGGACGGTACCGCCTACCTTTTCAACGAAGGCCGAGGGATATGCAATCTCGTTCATGTGGACAATGTGATCCGACACGTCGTGGAACTGGCGCGCTCCGAGCACGTTGAGTCGGGTGTGTTCAATGTTTCCGATGTCGAAACGCATTCCTGGGCAGGGTATTACGGTGCAATCTGCCGGGAGATAGGCGTGGACCCATCGACCATACAGCGACTGCCGGAGCCCGATTTCCAAGAGGGCTGGACGCAAAAGCTCCTCAAGCTTGGACAGTTGCCTCCCGCCAAGGCAATCAAGAGGCGCATGGCGGACGAGGCCAAGCTCCGGATAAAGCTGAACCTGCGCAACCGGATCCATCCGCCGGCACGCGACGCTGAGCCAATCGAACCGACGCCATCGGTCGAGAAGGTGTTGTGGTGGACTCAAGGGACGGCGCGGAAATTGCCGTCGGGCGCATTCAAGGAACGCTACCCGGAGTTGCAGCTTCAGGAATTTCCCAAACTGATGGCTGCCGCCGGGGAATGGCTGCGTTATGCCGGGTTTGAACGCACCGACAGTTTCTTGAACTAG
- a CDS encoding Gfo/Idh/MocA family protein — protein MIKVLLVGAGAVVEGNYLYALRRLEKADALRIVSVADPNMLRARQIAARFKQACPYPDFDSALENGSYDLALIASPPSLHADHACAALEHGCHVLCEKPMTTTAADAHRMNAAAENAGRALGVVFPRRFYSSVADVAKLVANGDLGDDLRFTYREGGAFDWPSASGAVFSRETAGGGALIDKGVHLLDQLNWIFGDPVVLSAVDDSLAGGVETNSQLELAFPNARGTLHVSWEYPLNNGLRIQGSSGEIMLECGEIRTYRRKTREGWMRVPATTTWPADLKRSGGKRRRPDFEFESIELLVIGMLRRITYGEPYLVTGVQAAGVQAVIDKAYQLTQPMACPWLAHSEEEAARAKYWRAG, from the coding sequence ATGATCAAGGTGCTGTTGGTTGGGGCTGGGGCAGTAGTCGAAGGGAATTATCTCTACGCGCTGCGCCGTCTCGAGAAAGCCGATGCACTACGGATCGTCAGTGTGGCCGACCCAAACATGTTGCGCGCCCGGCAGATTGCCGCCAGATTCAAGCAGGCTTGCCCCTATCCCGACTTCGATTCCGCCCTCGAGAACGGTTCGTATGATCTTGCCTTGATTGCGTCGCCGCCAAGTTTGCATGCCGATCATGCGTGTGCCGCGCTCGAACACGGTTGCCATGTGCTTTGCGAAAAGCCCATGACCACAACGGCCGCCGATGCGCACCGGATGAATGCTGCCGCGGAAAATGCGGGGCGAGCACTCGGCGTCGTCTTTCCGCGAAGGTTCTATTCGAGTGTTGCCGATGTCGCGAAGTTGGTAGCGAATGGTGACCTCGGTGATGACCTTCGGTTCACGTACCGCGAGGGGGGCGCCTTCGACTGGCCGTCCGCTAGCGGCGCGGTGTTTTCTCGCGAGACGGCGGGCGGCGGTGCACTCATCGACAAAGGTGTGCACCTACTGGACCAATTGAACTGGATTTTTGGCGATCCGGTGGTGCTGAGCGCCGTGGACGATAGTCTTGCGGGCGGCGTCGAGACAAACTCGCAATTGGAACTGGCTTTTCCCAATGCCCGCGGCACGCTGCATGTCAGTTGGGAATACCCACTGAACAACGGATTGCGGATCCAGGGAAGCTCAGGCGAGATCATGCTTGAGTGCGGAGAGATTCGAACCTACCGGCGCAAGACGCGGGAAGGCTGGATGCGCGTTCCGGCCACCACGACATGGCCAGCGGACTTGAAGCGAAGTGGAGGGAAGCGGCGACGGCCCGATTTCGAGTTCGAATCCATCGAGCTTCTTGTGATCGGCATGCTCCGGCGCATCACCTATGGCGAGCCCTACCTTGTCACCGGCGTGCAGGCTGCAGGCGTCCAAGCGGTGATCGACAAGGCTTATCAGCTCACGCAACCGATGGCCTGCCCGTGGCTGGCCCACTCTGAGGAAGAGGCGGCGCGGGCGAAATATTGGAGAGCCGGGTGA
- a CDS encoding O-antigen ligase family protein gives MIPYLAERHRLAITGVLLAVFVFGCFVFGVLSVRRTTEGVVLTGALFCVVVYWVKPEGMVAVALFGAFAALPQALQVGKVIGPVTIYVYQVAAVLAICYLLPTVRPRFRDCLLPGILVLTVVSSTITGFAAGHMAKVVMRESTAMLEMVIGFVLALLIVYGNHVTWSIRVMVVTLWFSAGMAIASSLHAIRLAGRAESLENTTGAAQALRFILSTQTPATAVLSALVAAAIVGRARPVMYLALGPPAAIISLLSFSRNTLIAMAVAGGVAFVASLSWATVRRTVTAAALGAAVIGVTVSGLLFVLQQSKAAAWLGDQFAAFSQRVLGGVSSSALAVDVSAQDRLREINLLKETIAQAPVFGHGLGYPYQPPDGDDEFHSTFHPAYSEQFYLWWLAKAGAVGMAVFALFALTPVILALRCASAPARISAAVAAGLLAVSAVWPLPEMPMDALGLGLALGSAMGFAGLRGRAQDTSQNHVNCGPELVATQLGSIPLKGSR, from the coding sequence GTGATTCCCTACCTCGCGGAGCGCCATCGCCTGGCGATTACCGGAGTATTGCTGGCGGTATTCGTGTTCGGGTGCTTCGTGTTCGGCGTGCTCTCGGTGCGCAGGACCACCGAGGGAGTGGTGCTGACCGGCGCGTTGTTCTGCGTGGTCGTGTACTGGGTGAAACCCGAAGGCATGGTGGCCGTCGCGCTGTTCGGTGCGTTCGCTGCACTGCCACAAGCCCTGCAGGTCGGCAAAGTCATTGGCCCGGTGACGATCTACGTGTACCAGGTGGCCGCGGTGCTGGCGATCTGCTACCTACTCCCAACCGTGCGACCACGGTTCCGCGATTGCCTGTTGCCGGGGATCTTGGTGCTCACGGTGGTGTCCTCCACCATCACTGGTTTCGCGGCTGGACACATGGCCAAGGTGGTGATGCGGGAATCGACCGCCATGCTCGAAATGGTGATCGGATTTGTGTTGGCCTTGTTGATTGTCTACGGCAATCATGTCACCTGGTCGATCCGTGTGATGGTCGTGACTCTGTGGTTTTCGGCGGGCATGGCCATTGCAAGTTCGTTGCATGCCATCCGGCTGGCTGGCCGGGCGGAAAGCCTGGAAAACACGACGGGTGCCGCCCAGGCCCTGCGGTTCATCCTGTCCACCCAAACTCCAGCCACCGCGGTGCTGAGCGCACTGGTCGCCGCCGCGATCGTCGGCCGGGCCAGGCCCGTAATGTATCTCGCGTTGGGTCCGCCAGCGGCGATCATTTCGCTGCTGTCCTTCTCTCGCAACACGCTGATCGCTATGGCGGTGGCCGGCGGCGTTGCTTTCGTTGCCAGCTTGAGCTGGGCAACCGTGCGCCGGACGGTCACCGCCGCCGCGCTCGGTGCGGCCGTCATTGGGGTGACAGTGTCCGGGTTGCTGTTTGTGCTACAGCAATCGAAGGCCGCGGCATGGCTGGGCGATCAGTTCGCCGCTTTCAGTCAACGGGTGCTCGGCGGGGTTTCGTCGAGCGCGCTCGCCGTGGATGTTTCGGCGCAGGACCGGCTGCGGGAAATCAACCTACTTAAAGAGACTATCGCCCAGGCCCCGGTGTTCGGCCATGGCCTGGGTTACCCGTATCAGCCACCAGACGGGGACGATGAGTTCCATTCGACGTTCCACCCCGCCTATTCAGAACAGTTCTATCTGTGGTGGTTGGCTAAGGCCGGGGCGGTGGGCATGGCGGTGTTCGCGCTGTTCGCGCTCACGCCGGTGATCCTGGCGCTGCGTTGTGCGTCGGCACCGGCGAGGATCAGTGCAGCGGTCGCGGCCGGTCTCCTCGCGGTATCAGCCGTTTGGCCGTTACCGGAGATGCCGATGGACGCCTTAGGGCTGGGCCTGGCCCTGGGATCGGCGATGGGGTTTGCCGGACTGCGAGGTAGGGCTCAGGATACGAGCCAAAACCACGTCAACTGCGGTCCGGAGCTGGTCGCGACCCAACTCGGTTCAATTCCCTTGAAAGGCAGTCGATGA
- a CDS encoding DUF1778 domain-containing protein gives MELRTTAEERELIDRAVKVSGTDLTDFVITHASAAARRLLADRDHFGLDSSTLTQWEKINARPARDLPGLRRLMQRPSPFSE, from the coding sequence ATGGAGTTGCGGACGACGGCCGAGGAGCGGGAACTGATTGATCGCGCGGTAAAAGTCAGCGGGACCGATTTGACGGATTTTGTGATCACGCATGCGTCTGCAGCTGCTCGCCGGCTCCTTGCGGACCGAGACCACTTCGGTCTTGACTCCTCGACGTTGACACAATGGGAGAAGATCAACGCTCGGCCGGCTCGGGACTTGCCGGGCCTGCGGCGATTGATGCAGCGCCCTTCGCCTTTTAGCGAGTGA
- a CDS encoding glycosyltransferase produces MIFVITGMEVHPFDRLARAVDELARTSAVGEDFFVQLGTCRYEPLHASFERFLSFGNVRDQIRRASVVITHAGAGSALLCVEQGKHPVVVPRRSRLGEHVDEHQLPLAEKLGAAGLATVVREMEELPAAIAAARSRSAPADALGGARELTGWLEEYWQGVAGGRAGHRRRR; encoded by the coding sequence GTGATCTTCGTGATCACGGGGATGGAGGTGCATCCCTTCGACCGGCTGGCGCGCGCGGTCGACGAGCTGGCCCGGACCAGCGCGGTGGGCGAGGACTTTTTCGTGCAGCTCGGAACTTGCAGGTACGAGCCGCTCCACGCCTCGTTCGAGCGTTTCCTGTCCTTCGGCAACGTCCGCGACCAGATTCGGCGCGCCTCCGTGGTCATCACCCATGCGGGCGCCGGGTCGGCGCTGTTGTGCGTCGAGCAGGGGAAGCATCCGGTAGTGGTCCCCCGCCGCTCGCGGCTTGGAGAGCACGTCGACGAGCACCAGCTGCCGCTTGCCGAAAAGCTGGGGGCGGCCGGGCTGGCGACCGTGGTGCGAGAAATGGAGGAGCTGCCGGCGGCCATCGCGGCGGCCCGGTCCCGGTCCGCCCCGGCCGACGCGCTGGGCGGGGCCCGCGAGCTGACGGGGTGGCTGGAGGAGTATTGGCAGGGTGTTGCCGGTGGGCGCGCGGGCCACCGGCGCCGTCGTTGA
- a CDS encoding UDP-N-acetylglucosamine--LPS N-acetylglucosamine transferase, whose protein sequence is MLDAPEVVGQVVGVGNPHRLRLLLVASSGGHIYQMFCLREFWQDKDRYWVSFGTADARYLLRDEKEVYWAAHPTVRNVPNLLRNLALALRLLIRHRPAMIVTTGSGVAAPFLWLAWPLRIPTVFVESITRITELSLTARMVKPFASRFLVQWPELADRIPRTEYHGRIV, encoded by the coding sequence ATGCTCGATGCACCGGAGGTGGTGGGACAGGTGGTAGGTGTGGGCAACCCTCATCGGCTCCGCCTGCTTCTCGTCGCGTCCTCCGGCGGGCATATCTACCAGATGTTTTGCCTGCGAGAGTTCTGGCAGGACAAGGATCGGTACTGGGTGAGCTTCGGGACCGCCGACGCTCGTTACCTGCTGCGTGACGAGAAGGAGGTTTACTGGGCGGCGCACCCGACCGTCCGCAACGTGCCTAACCTTCTGCGCAATCTGGCGCTGGCACTGCGGCTCCTGATCCGCCACCGGCCCGCCATGATCGTGACCACCGGTTCGGGCGTGGCCGCCCCCTTTCTCTGGCTGGCCTGGCCGCTGCGGATCCCCACCGTCTTCGTCGAATCCATCACCCGCATCACCGAGCTCTCGCTCACCGCCCGGATGGTCAAGCCCTTCGCCTCACGCTTCCTGGTGCAATGGCCCGAGTTGGCCGACCGGATCCCCCGCACCGAATACCACGGGAGGATCGTGTGA
- a CDS encoding Gfo/Idh/MocA family protein, giving the protein MIRTALVGLGKMGLSHLAILCAHPDLDVVGICDSAGYVRDVLAKYTGLPCYDDFDRMLAETKAEAVVVAVPSRLHAPMVEKALMRGTHVFCEKPFVLDVRDGERLAALAESAQLVTQVGYHCRFIGAFQEAARIVASGALGRLHHVRGEAYGPVVLREKGGTWRGVKAEGGGALYDYACHAIDLMNFIAGVPHSIDGIVRHSIFSRDVDDEVYCTMRYADGASGQLCVNWSDESFRKMSTKVSVWGTNGRITADRQECQIYLRETHPKLPELTQGWTIRYTTDLTEEVWYYLRGEEYSAQIDYFAKSVENNRVNGENTFRSALDVDRVVNMMTGAAPPSRPAANGSPRAFRRGVIARIRKSATSTAS; this is encoded by the coding sequence ATGATTCGAACGGCCCTCGTCGGCCTCGGAAAGATGGGTCTGTCGCACCTTGCGATCCTTTGTGCGCACCCGGACCTCGACGTGGTCGGCATCTGCGATTCGGCCGGCTATGTGCGCGACGTCCTCGCCAAGTACACCGGTCTGCCCTGCTACGACGACTTCGATCGGATGCTGGCCGAGACGAAAGCCGAAGCGGTTGTCGTCGCCGTACCGTCGAGGCTGCACGCACCGATGGTCGAGAAGGCCCTCATGCGCGGGACGCATGTCTTCTGCGAGAAGCCGTTCGTCCTTGATGTCAGGGATGGTGAACGCCTGGCGGCCTTGGCGGAGAGCGCTCAACTCGTTACCCAGGTCGGCTACCACTGCCGCTTCATCGGCGCCTTCCAGGAGGCGGCACGAATCGTCGCGTCGGGCGCCCTCGGGCGGCTGCACCACGTCCGTGGGGAGGCATACGGCCCGGTTGTGCTCCGCGAAAAAGGCGGCACGTGGCGCGGGGTGAAGGCCGAAGGCGGTGGCGCGCTCTACGACTATGCGTGCCACGCCATCGACCTGATGAACTTCATCGCCGGCGTCCCCCATTCGATCGACGGAATAGTCCGCCACAGCATTTTCTCGCGCGACGTCGACGACGAGGTCTACTGCACGATGCGCTATGCCGACGGCGCAAGCGGTCAGCTGTGCGTGAACTGGAGCGACGAGAGCTTCCGCAAGATGTCGACAAAGGTGTCGGTGTGGGGAACAAACGGCCGCATCACCGCCGATCGGCAGGAGTGCCAAATCTATCTGCGCGAAACGCACCCCAAGCTCCCCGAGCTGACGCAGGGATGGACGATCCGGTACACCACAGACCTCACCGAGGAAGTCTGGTATTACCTGCGCGGCGAGGAATATTCGGCGCAGATCGACTATTTCGCCAAGAGCGTGGAGAACAACCGGGTGAACGGCGAGAACACATTTCGCTCGGCGCTCGACGTCGATCGTGTGGTCAACATGATGACCGGTGCCGCGCCGCCATCGCGGCCCGCGGCGAACGGGTCGCCTCGCGCATTCCGCCGCGGCGTCATTGCGCGCATCAGGAAATCCGCAACCTCAACGGCATCGTGA
- the asnB gene encoding asparagine synthase (glutamine-hydrolyzing) yields the protein MCGICGIWTGADPTATHGRIDRMLDTIVHRGPDTSGRFERPGLALGMCRLAIIDLAGGDQPIFNEDRSVAVVFNGEIYNFRDLRAELERSGHRFTTRCDTEVLVHGYEQWGDEMLHRLVGMFVFALWDENRRRLLLARDRFGKKPLYYSRRGREIVFGSEIKALLAAGVSADLDDGALEDYLALRYVPAPRTLFRSVYQLPAGHKMVISEDHVEIQRWWRLRYHPKLALTLAQAADNIEDLTRTAVERRLVSDVPLGCFLSGGLDSSTVLSFMAELSGEPVRTFSVGFDESWVSDELTAARSTARAFGTRHHEIRLGPDEFLQLIPVAVWHRDEPLAEPSEIPLLAMSRMAREHVKVVLSGEGGDELFGGYPKYRADAVLARAGRVGRAVVGEQQLRRLAGWHRLPRRARMAVAALATAAPAERWPAWFGADPQAELSPDGLRPLDSVLADIDAGLGALDRMLALDVGSYLVDNLLVRGDKMTMAASIEGRMPLLDHNLAEFAARLPEEFKASPWRTKIVIREVARRRLPQSLLSRKKIGFAVPVASWFRGSLGDALEHLVGRDARSEPLVDPERVRRALALHRLGRHDFGKELWSILTLDIWARVFLDGAEPASLTFSIER from the coding sequence ATGTGTGGCATCTGTGGCATCTGGACTGGTGCTGATCCGACAGCCACGCACGGGCGAATCGACCGCATGTTGGACACCATCGTCCACCGCGGCCCGGACACCTCAGGACGATTCGAACGACCCGGGCTCGCCCTCGGGATGTGTCGACTAGCAATCATCGATCTCGCGGGCGGCGACCAGCCGATCTTTAACGAGGACAGATCGGTCGCCGTCGTCTTCAACGGCGAAATCTACAACTTTCGTGATCTACGTGCCGAACTTGAGCGTAGCGGCCACCGTTTCACTACACGTTGTGACACAGAGGTTCTCGTGCACGGCTACGAGCAATGGGGCGACGAGATGCTTCACCGCCTCGTGGGCATGTTCGTCTTTGCTCTCTGGGATGAGAACCGCCGCCGGTTGCTCCTCGCCCGAGACCGTTTTGGTAAGAAGCCCCTCTACTACTCACGTCGTGGCCGCGAGATTGTATTCGGGTCCGAGATCAAAGCCCTGCTGGCTGCGGGTGTGTCTGCGGATCTTGATGACGGCGCTCTCGAGGATTACCTGGCGCTACGCTATGTCCCCGCCCCCCGGACGCTCTTTCGGTCCGTATATCAGCTCCCCGCTGGCCACAAGATGGTCATCAGCGAGGACCACGTCGAGATCCAGCGCTGGTGGCGATTGCGTTACCACCCGAAACTGGCGCTCACGCTGGCCCAAGCGGCCGACAACATCGAGGACCTTACGCGCACGGCCGTGGAGCGACGCCTCGTGAGCGACGTACCGCTCGGCTGCTTTCTATCGGGAGGCCTCGACTCGAGCACCGTACTCTCCTTCATGGCGGAGCTGAGTGGCGAGCCAGTACGCACGTTCTCGGTCGGCTTCGACGAGAGCTGGGTAAGCGATGAGCTGACAGCCGCGCGCTCGACAGCGCGGGCCTTCGGTACGCGCCACCATGAGATACGCCTCGGACCCGACGAGTTCCTGCAACTGATACCGGTGGCGGTCTGGCACCGAGACGAACCACTTGCTGAGCCGTCGGAAATCCCGCTTCTGGCAATGTCGCGGATGGCACGCGAGCATGTCAAGGTCGTTCTCTCGGGCGAGGGGGGCGACGAGCTATTCGGCGGTTACCCGAAATACCGCGCGGACGCTGTGCTGGCCCGCGCGGGTCGAGTCGGGCGGGCCGTCGTAGGTGAGCAGCAGCTGCGTCGCCTGGCCGGCTGGCACCGGTTACCGCGGCGAGCCCGGATGGCTGTTGCAGCACTCGCGACCGCAGCCCCGGCCGAACGCTGGCCAGCCTGGTTCGGTGCCGACCCTCAGGCGGAGCTATCCCCTGACGGCCTGCGGCCGCTCGACTCGGTGCTTGCAGACATCGACGCCGGTCTTGGCGCGCTCGACCGCATGCTCGCGTTGGATGTGGGGAGCTATTTGGTTGACAACCTGCTCGTACGCGGCGACAAGATGACGATGGCGGCATCGATCGAAGGCCGGATGCCGCTGCTCGACCACAATCTGGCGGAGTTTGCGGCCCGGCTGCCGGAAGAGTTCAAGGCCTCCCCCTGGCGCACGAAGATCGTCATCCGCGAGGTCGCTCGTCGACGTCTTCCCCAGTCACTTCTATCCCGCAAGAAAATCGGCTTTGCCGTCCCAGTGGCATCGTGGTTCCGGGGCAGCCTTGGGGACGCTTTGGAGCATCTCGTCGGGCGCGACGCGCGCTCCGAACCCTTGGTAGACCCGGAGCGGGTCCGCAGGGCGCTCGCACTGCACCGGCTCGGTCGCCACGACTTTGGCAAAGAGCTCTGGAGCATACTGACGCTCGACATCTGGGCTCGAGTGTTTCTTGACGGCGCCGAACCGGCCAGCCTCACGTTCAGCATTGAGCGTTGA
- a CDS encoding PE-PPE domain-containing protein, producing the protein MTIWVYEMGGTGIIIRGYDFGNWPWTPESLEPGQVTLVTNLGFNMNFECGLVWYPAQALPMGPSVDEGISLLTEAVNTYSPNPGDQFVLMGISQGAMVCSKFYDSWRTGPRADDLVAGIMFGNPAREAGHTFPGCPDPGGHGIWEWRLTDTEDKWWEFALPGDPATTQGDDIVGQVSTDIFEWMQADWAGGLEYLDQVVLTHPLEDISLLDPFFDIVSLAEILYKDIYELATVHLTYGSPTRTIIPGDPRSCYEIAVDYINSLAPADDSTAINPTVPMPVATGWSSQPVH; encoded by the coding sequence ATGACCATCTGGGTCTACGAAATGGGCGGCACCGGGATAATTATCAGGGGGTACGACTTCGGTAACTGGCCGTGGACTCCTGAGTCTCTCGAGCCCGGTCAGGTGACGCTCGTCACGAATCTGGGCTTTAACATGAATTTCGAATGCGGTCTGGTCTGGTATCCGGCCCAGGCACTTCCGATGGGGCCAAGCGTCGATGAGGGGATTAGCCTCCTGACGGAGGCTGTCAACACCTATTCTCCAAATCCTGGTGACCAGTTCGTGCTGATGGGAATCAGCCAGGGGGCGATGGTGTGCTCAAAGTTTTACGATTCATGGCGCACTGGACCGCGTGCGGATGATCTGGTCGCCGGCATCATGTTCGGCAACCCTGCCCGCGAAGCCGGCCACACGTTCCCCGGCTGCCCCGACCCAGGCGGACACGGGATATGGGAATGGCGCCTCACCGACACCGAAGACAAATGGTGGGAATTCGCGCTTCCTGGGGACCCCGCGACAACACAGGGTGATGATATCGTGGGGCAGGTCTCCACGGATATTTTTGAGTGGATGCAGGCCGATTGGGCTGGCGGCCTTGAATACCTGGACCAGGTCGTTTTAACACACCCGCTAGAAGACATCAGCTTGCTCGACCCTTTCTTCGATATCGTATCGCTCGCCGAAATCTTGTATAAAGATATATACGAGCTTGCTACTGTCCACCTGACCTACGGAAGTCCGACCAGAACGATCATCCCGGGAGATCCGCGCAGCTGTTACGAAATCGCTGTCGACTACATCAACTCGCTCGCACCAGCCGATGATTCAACCGCAATCAACCCAACAGTTCCAATGCCCGTCGCGACGGGCTGGTCAAGTCAACCAGTCCATTAA
- a CDS encoding PE family protein: protein MLVSPDELITAAQRLATVGSDIAVANLTVATSTTGITPAAGDELSQNLVNLFSTYAEQFHMAVEQTGMIGIQQFAQHLTSAANGYANTDVSSAASFTENVETLLFLVESVGALALFSPILIPVGPLVLLAFVLAPI from the coding sequence ATGCTGGTCTCCCCCGATGAGCTGATTACCGCAGCGCAGCGGCTCGCGACTGTGGGGTCCGACATCGCCGTCGCGAACCTCACCGTAGCTACGTCGACAACCGGAATCACCCCAGCTGCGGGTGACGAGCTGTCCCAAAATCTGGTGAATCTGTTCTCGACCTACGCCGAACAGTTTCACATGGCAGTCGAGCAAACTGGGATGATCGGCATCCAGCAGTTTGCGCAGCATCTGACATCTGCGGCCAACGGCTACGCCAACACGGACGTGTCGAGCGCGGCGTCGTTCACCGAGAACGTCGAGACGTTGCTGTTTCTGGTAGAGAGCGTCGGGGCCTTGGCGCTATTCAGTCCGATTTTGATTCCTGTCGGGCCGCTTGTCTTGCTGGCCTTTGTCCTTGCTCCAATTTAA